Proteins from a genomic interval of Pirellulales bacterium:
- a CDS encoding DUF1501 domain-containing protein: MNLPCLGPLRRREFLRAGTLALGGIGLEQVMAARARAGQPTKGTSVILFWMWGGPSHLETYDLKPLAPSEYRGPFRPIPTDVPGLDICELFPRQARLGSRISLIRSLHHEMSAHNDGSIELLTGKTPDRPDPTSTARSEHPDFGMVASKLRGARPDGLPNYVGIPRQPFMTRPVYLGLAHSAVAAGDPSNKAYRPPNLSLAAGVNASRLEDRRGLLPQFDRLRRDLDLAGSLDGVEQFRGQALTMLTNPSVADAFDVSRETDQTRDRYGRHLWGQSCLLARRLAEAGVAVITIDALAPTLSDRYFSWDDHINPITRWDMADAMRYRAPFMDQGIAALIEDIYDRGLSERVMVVAAGEFGRTPRLVNHDGLIGRDHWPGAQSALVSGGNLRMGQVVGATNSKGEYPADRALTPQDLLATIYHHLGIDYRQSFVDLSGRPTSILATGEPIRELV; this comes from the coding sequence ATGAATCTTCCCTGCCTTGGCCCGCTACGCCGCCGCGAATTCCTGCGCGCGGGCACGCTGGCGCTGGGCGGAATTGGGCTGGAACAGGTTATGGCCGCGCGGGCCCGCGCGGGGCAACCGACCAAAGGCACCTCGGTGATTCTGTTCTGGATGTGGGGTGGCCCGAGCCACCTGGAGACGTACGATCTGAAGCCGCTCGCGCCGAGTGAGTATCGCGGCCCGTTCCGGCCCATCCCGACCGACGTGCCGGGCTTGGATATTTGCGAGCTATTCCCAAGGCAGGCGCGGCTCGGCTCGCGGATCTCGCTCATTCGCTCGCTGCACCACGAGATGTCGGCGCACAACGACGGATCGATCGAGCTCTTGACTGGCAAGACGCCGGATCGACCCGATCCCACGTCGACCGCGCGCAGCGAGCATCCCGATTTCGGCATGGTGGCCAGCAAGCTGCGTGGCGCGCGCCCGGACGGGCTGCCGAACTATGTTGGCATCCCGCGGCAGCCGTTCATGACGCGCCCGGTTTATCTGGGGCTGGCCCATTCGGCCGTGGCCGCAGGCGACCCGTCGAACAAAGCCTATCGTCCGCCCAACCTGTCGCTGGCCGCGGGCGTGAACGCCAGCCGATTGGAAGACCGGCGCGGCCTGCTGCCGCAGTTCGACCGGCTGCGCCGCGATCTGGATCTGGCGGGCTCGCTCGACGGCGTCGAGCAATTTCGTGGTCAAGCGCTTACGATGCTCACCAACCCAAGCGTGGCTGACGCATTCGACGTGAGCCGCGAGACCGACCAGACCCGCGATCGTTACGGCCGGCATCTGTGGGGCCAGAGCTGCTTGCTCGCGCGGCGCCTGGCCGAGGCGGGCGTGGCCGTGATTACGATCGACGCGCTCGCCCCCACGCTCAGCGATCGGTACTTCAGTTGGGACGACCATATCAACCCGATCACGCGCTGGGATATGGCCGACGCCATGCGCTACCGCGCGCCGTTCATGGATCAGGGGATCGCGGCCCTGATCGAGGACATCTACGACCGCGGGCTGTCGGAGCGCGTCATGGTCGTCGCCGCCGGCGAATTCGGCCGCACTCCGCGACTGGTGAATCACGACGGTTTGATCGGCCGCGATCACTGGCCCGGGGCGCAGTCGGCGCTCGTCTCGGGCGGGAACCTGCGCATGGGGCAGGTCGTCGGCGCGACGAATTCCAAGGGAGAATACCCGGCCGATCGGGCCCTTACGCCGCAAGACTTGCTGGCGACCATCTATCATCACTTGGGCATCGACTATCGACAGTCGTTCGTCGATCTGTCCGGGCGCCCGACGAGCATCCTCGCCACGGGCGAGCCGATCCGCGAGCTGGTGTAA
- a CDS encoding penicillin-binding protein activator LpoB, with the protein MHRRHWLLASMTMASEIALYGCRGSQFAKILHPGDKEMVGSHQAGQETFKPLVEESVASLLARHCTPPPTVQQVSMNGQEQLPPPPMRICFVAVENKSAEEIGDFKDQIYQIIDTHIIESRAFQPVNKRFVDAGLEQTRLRPDQLFVPQNMRAFTMAMEQAGQPFDFLLYATLTSGTTRENQNYQRDYLLTMEMINVRTGDYDKQSATLTKGYYQTRLGRLLK; encoded by the coding sequence ATGCACAGGCGGCATTGGCTCTTGGCCAGCATGACCATGGCCAGCGAAATCGCACTGTACGGCTGCCGCGGATCGCAATTCGCCAAAATCCTGCATCCCGGCGACAAGGAAATGGTCGGCAGCCATCAGGCCGGACAGGAAACGTTCAAGCCGCTGGTCGAAGAATCGGTTGCCAGCTTGCTGGCGCGGCACTGCACGCCGCCGCCTACCGTGCAACAGGTGAGCATGAACGGCCAGGAACAATTGCCTCCGCCCCCCATGCGCATTTGCTTTGTCGCCGTCGAAAATAAAAGCGCCGAGGAGATCGGCGACTTCAAGGATCAGATCTACCAGATCATCGATACGCACATCATCGAATCGCGCGCGTTTCAGCCGGTCAACAAGCGGTTCGTCGACGCCGGGCTGGAGCAGACGCGTTTGCGCCCCGATCAGCTCTTCGTGCCGCAGAACATGCGCGCCTTTACGATGGCCATGGAGCAGGCCGGCCAGCCGTTCGATTTCCTGCTGTACGCCACGCTGACCTCGGGCACGACGCGCGAGAACCAGAACTACCAGCGCGATTATCTGCTGACGATGGAAATGATCAACGTTCGCACGGGCGACTACGACAAACAATCAGCAACGTTGACCAAGGGTTATTACCAGACGCGGCTGGGCAGACTGCTGAAATAG
- a CDS encoding HEAT repeat domain-containing protein, giving the protein MDKNRYLKRSAAWLVALAALWGATAHAAEGQKSESELIAVLRSGAPADKALACKALTTVGSKECVPELAKLLADEQLASWARIALEAIPDPSADAALLGATDKLSGKLLVGTINSIGVRADAKAVDRLAGRLKDKDNEVAAAAAVALGHIANDAATKSLRQALSAGPAPVRSAVAEGCILCAERLDRDGRGKEAAEIYDEVRKADVPKPRKLEATRGAIVARKAEGIPLLLEQLGSTDKAMMNVALAAARELSGAAVGEALAAEVSRTTPDRAALVLVALADRGDAAVLPAVLKAAQSGDKQVRVAALGVMGRLGDAYTLSPLLTIAAEDDADVAQAAKAAVAALQDKKVDADIAARLPSAEGKSLAILADIVGERRISATPALIKALDNSDAQVRNAALAALGATVGPQELSVLIARVNEPKNCDVQVAQRALRTACLRMPDREACAAQLAAAMPKAAVATQANLLEVLGTMGGPKALETIHTTMKQSDDQIQDAGSRVLGEWMGVDAAPVLADLAKNAPGDKYRVRAVRGYIRLARQFAMPDPQRAEMCRSALAMATRPDEQKLVLAVLERYPNPETLKVAAQAAQTPALGADAARTMLVMMKKLGGDPAKARDILAKAGIDPVKLEIVKAEYGAAGKTKDVTETLKKCVDGLPLLMLPAASYNDSFGGDPVPGTAKILKVQYQMNGRAGDVTFPENALIVLPMPK; this is encoded by the coding sequence ATGGATAAGAATCGATATCTGAAGCGCAGCGCCGCCTGGCTCGTCGCGCTCGCGGCGCTTTGGGGCGCGACCGCTCATGCCGCTGAAGGTCAAAAAAGCGAATCCGAGTTGATCGCGGTGCTCCGCTCGGGCGCACCGGCCGACAAGGCGCTTGCCTGCAAAGCCTTGACCACCGTCGGCAGCAAAGAGTGCGTGCCCGAGTTGGCTAAGCTATTGGCCGACGAGCAGTTGGCCTCCTGGGCGCGTATCGCGCTGGAAGCAATTCCCGATCCCTCGGCCGATGCCGCCCTACTGGGCGCGACCGACAAACTCTCCGGCAAGCTGCTCGTGGGCACGATCAATTCGATCGGTGTCCGCGCCGATGCCAAAGCGGTCGACCGTTTGGCCGGACGGCTGAAGGATAAAGATAACGAAGTGGCCGCGGCGGCCGCCGTGGCGCTGGGGCACATCGCCAATGACGCCGCGACGAAATCGCTGCGGCAGGCGCTCAGCGCGGGGCCTGCTCCGGTACGTAGTGCCGTGGCCGAAGGCTGTATTCTGTGTGCCGAGCGTTTGGACCGCGACGGCCGCGGGAAAGAGGCCGCGGAGATTTACGACGAAGTCCGCAAGGCCGACGTCCCCAAGCCGCGCAAGCTCGAAGCCACGCGCGGCGCGATCGTCGCCCGCAAGGCCGAGGGCATTCCGCTCTTGCTCGAACAGTTGGGCTCAACCGATAAAGCCATGATGAACGTCGCCCTGGCGGCGGCACGCGAGTTATCGGGTGCGGCCGTCGGCGAAGCTCTGGCCGCTGAGGTATCGCGAACCACGCCCGATCGCGCAGCGCTCGTGCTGGTGGCGTTGGCCGATCGCGGTGACGCGGCGGTTCTGCCGGCCGTCTTGAAGGCCGCCCAGAGTGGCGACAAGCAGGTCCGTGTTGCGGCCCTAGGGGTGATGGGGCGCTTGGGCGATGCGTATACACTTTCGCCGCTGTTGACGATCGCGGCCGAGGATGATGCCGACGTCGCGCAAGCAGCCAAGGCAGCCGTGGCGGCTCTTCAAGACAAGAAGGTCGATGCCGACATCGCGGCCCGTCTTCCCTCGGCCGAAGGGAAATCGCTGGCGATCTTAGCTGATATCGTTGGCGAGCGGCGCATTAGCGCCACTCCGGCTTTGATCAAGGCGCTCGACAATTCCGATGCCCAGGTGCGTAATGCCGCGCTTGCGGCACTCGGCGCCACGGTCGGCCCGCAGGAGTTGTCGGTCCTGATCGCGCGGGTGAACGAGCCGAAGAACTGCGATGTGCAGGTCGCCCAGCGTGCGCTCCGCACAGCTTGCCTGCGCATGCCGGACCGGGAAGCGTGTGCGGCGCAATTGGCCGCGGCCATGCCCAAGGCCGCCGTCGCCACGCAAGCCAACCTGCTGGAGGTTCTCGGCACGATGGGCGGGCCGAAGGCGCTCGAGACCATCCATACGACCATGAAGCAGAGCGACGACCAGATCCAGGATGCCGGCAGCCGCGTGCTCGGCGAATGGATGGGCGTCGACGCGGCGCCAGTGCTCGCGGACCTGGCCAAGAACGCGCCGGGCGACAAGTACCGCGTCCGCGCGGTGCGCGGCTACATTCGCCTGGCCCGGCAATTTGCCATGCCCGATCCACAGCGGGCCGAAATGTGCCGTAGCGCTCTCGCCATGGCAACCCGTCCCGACGAGCAGAAGCTGGTTTTGGCGGTCCTCGAGCGTTATCCCAATCCCGAGACTCTCAAGGTCGCGGCTCAGGCGGCGCAGACGCCGGCATTGGGGGCGGACGCTGCCCGTACGATGCTCGTGATGATGAAGAAGCTCGGCGGCGACCCGGCCAAGGCGCGCGATATTCTCGCCAAGGCCGGCATCGATCCGGTGAAGCTCGAAATCGTCAAGGCTGAGTACGGCGCCGCGGGTAAGACGAAGGACGTCACCGAGACATTGAAGAAATGCGTCGACGGCTTGCCGCTGCTGATGTTGCCGGCGGCCAGCTACAACGACAGCTTCGGCGGTGACCCGGTGCCCGGCACGGCAAAGATTCTCAAGGTGCAGTACCAGATGAACGGCCGCGCAGGCGACGTCACATTCCCCGAGAACGCACTGATCGTCCTGCCGATGCCGAAGTAA
- a CDS encoding Gfo/Idh/MocA family oxidoreductase — MPAGHFFASPGCFLACIPADFSRPDFFPAKFYGEVIAAAICWWFTGSRLDIAGKRDRSSRIDDPPFAMTRRTRVANKAYPKNRRSFLKTALSVSAAAIAAPQIIPSSALGRDGAVAPSERVTLGGIGIGNRGTYDLGCFLEQKDVQFLAVCDIKAARRTAVKKIADEKNGNQDCSMYRDFRELLDRNDIDAVLIATGPNWHCTAAMYAARAGKDMYCEKPCTKNIAQSLILKDTIRRTGRVFQVGTQRRNLPHFAFACELARTGKLGKLKKVYAHPAGMKAMVSGWLPAEKDPDVEVVDWNMYLGPAAWRPFNEKLLDGFNFEKGGGLVGGGVLEWGSHCVDLCQWAVDDKHVPVEYNPPKDGQIVCRYDDGVELIFRETGWIPLGSCPVRFEGETGWVETGDSGKMVLSSPALLGGRKVEEIDGYPATFHVRDFLDCVKTRSLPKGNADAACKAHIACHAANIALALDRKVTFDQQKNEFLGDEQANRLRSEALREPWRL, encoded by the coding sequence ATGCCTGCGGGGCATTTTTTCGCGTCGCCGGGCTGTTTTCTGGCGTGCATTCCCGCCGACTTCTCGCGGCCCGATTTTTTTCCCGCCAAGTTTTATGGAGAAGTGATCGCCGCCGCGATATGCTGGTGGTTTACGGGCAGCCGCCTCGACATCGCTGGCAAGCGAGACCGCTCGAGCCGCATCGACGACCCACCCTTTGCCATGACCAGGAGAACACGCGTGGCGAACAAGGCATACCCTAAGAACCGCCGTAGCTTCTTGAAAACCGCGCTCTCGGTAAGCGCCGCCGCCATCGCGGCCCCGCAGATCATCCCCAGCTCGGCCCTGGGCCGGGACGGCGCCGTCGCCCCCAGCGAGCGGGTGACCTTGGGCGGCATCGGCATCGGCAATCGCGGCACCTACGACCTGGGCTGCTTCCTGGAACAGAAGGACGTACAGTTTCTGGCCGTCTGCGACATCAAGGCCGCACGCCGCACCGCGGTAAAGAAGATCGCCGACGAGAAGAACGGCAATCAAGACTGCTCGATGTATCGCGACTTCCGCGAACTACTCGATCGCAATGACATCGACGCGGTGCTGATCGCCACCGGCCCGAACTGGCACTGCACCGCGGCCATGTACGCCGCCCGCGCCGGCAAGGATATGTATTGCGAGAAGCCTTGCACGAAGAACATCGCGCAGAGCTTGATCCTCAAAGACACCATTCGCCGTACGGGCCGCGTCTTCCAGGTCGGCACGCAGCGGCGCAATCTGCCGCACTTCGCCTTTGCCTGCGAGTTGGCTCGCACCGGCAAGCTCGGCAAGCTCAAAAAGGTCTACGCCCACCCGGCAGGGATGAAAGCCATGGTCAGCGGTTGGCTGCCGGCCGAGAAAGATCCCGACGTGGAAGTCGTCGATTGGAACATGTACCTGGGCCCCGCGGCCTGGCGCCCCTTCAACGAGAAGCTACTCGACGGTTTCAATTTCGAAAAAGGGGGCGGCCTTGTCGGCGGCGGCGTGTTGGAATGGGGTTCGCACTGCGTCGACCTGTGCCAATGGGCCGTGGACGACAAGCACGTGCCCGTCGAGTACAACCCGCCGAAGGATGGCCAGATTGTCTGCCGCTATGACGACGGCGTGGAATTGATCTTCCGCGAAACCGGCTGGATCCCGCTCGGCTCGTGCCCCGTGCGTTTCGAAGGCGAGACCGGCTGGGTCGAAACGGGCGACAGCGGCAAGATGGTTCTCAGCTCGCCCGCCTTGCTGGGCGGCCGCAAGGTCGAGGAAATCGACGGCTATCCGGCCACCTTCCACGTGCGCGACTTCCTCGATTGCGTCAAGACCCGCAGCCTGCCGAAGGGGAACGCCGACGCGGCGTGCAAGGCACACATTGCTTGTCACGCGGCGAACATCGCCCTGGCGCTCGATCGCAAGGTGACGTTCGATCAGCAGAAAAATGAGTTCCTCGGCGACGAGCAGGCCAATCGGCTCCGCTCCGAGGCTCTGCGTGAACCGTGGCGGCTGTAA